The Populus nigra chromosome 4, ddPopNigr1.1, whole genome shotgun sequence genome contains the following window.
tattattattatcatcatcatcattgaaataacaaaaaatataaacatttgaacgcaattattattattattataatcaccatcaccaccattATTATCGTGTATTCTTCTTTACAAAGaggaattttatcttttaactatattcatttttttttatattgacacATATTATTTGGATCCTAAATGTAAATAGCTAcgccatatatttttttcaggatcattcatattatatttatattacctatctaatatattcttattatatttatttacctattatatttaattaatagacTACATCCAATACATTTAGATTTAtataacacataaaatttatataatatttttatatttcttatttcttattccattttattttaataaacctcctttctttttagttgtttttttttatcagtttcattattattatcactattattaattactactactactattgcCACCACAATCATagctattattattgttgttgttattgttgtcattgatattattattatcaccgCCACagctattattgttgttgtttttattgttgaaataacaaaaaatataatcttttgaaggctattattattattttcattgacattattattattgctgctGTTACCACCACCGTCATCACCACCATTactaatattgttattattgttgaaataataaaaaaaaaatataaactttcaaatgctattattattataaccaccaccaccaccactattattattgttgttgttgttgttgttgaaataacaaaaaatataatcttttgaaggctattattattattttcattgacattattattattactgttgTTACCACAACCATCATCATCACTgctactaatattattattgttgttgaagtaataaaaaaatataaactttcaaatgttattattattataatcaccAACACTACCATTATTATCGTGTTTTCTCATTGGCAAAcaaaaattttacttttgaaCTGTATTCACATTGTTTTCTTGACATTGACATACACTACCTGGATCCTACCTGTAAATAGCTACACTAGGTATTCTTTTCATGATCATTCCTattatattcatattatttatctaatatattcCTATTATATCTACTTacctattatatttaattaatagacTACACCTAATAGATTTAGATTTATATAacacatttaatttatataatatttttatacatttgattttttattccagtttattttaatataattcaaatttatatttatttagaatttattaaaaaatataatttagagtTTCCTAGAATCTATTATTCTAAATATGAATGTGGAATGATTTaccactactattattattgaaataacaaaaaacataaatttgatttgaatgataaaattaaagactataaaaactttgacaaaagaacaaagaaaaaaaatcaaaaaatcaaaagaaaaacaaccaaaTTAAAAGTACTATTGttcttaatgaaaaagaaaatcaaaaacttgatatgaaaaataaaatcataaatccaaACCAGTGTAAAaagattgattaattaaattaatttcgtTTGGAAAATATGATGAATTGGATTTGAATTGGAGGATATCAATCTAATTAGAAAATGATGagattgaaagaaattgaagtatTATAgtaccaaattaaaagaaagaaggaaagctTGGGGAGTAGATAAATTAATACATGGTATGTAAGGATTAAAgtgcaattaattaaattttgcaCCCCACTTTTCACGGGTGGCTGGCGGGATTGGAGGaattgttattgaaaaaaaatcccaagTGTAAGTGTAAGGGTAAGCTAGGGTGATTAAAATCATTCTAGAGTAAATTACACTAGTTATTAGAGAGATTTAAGAGTTTTTAAAGCTTAAAAAGGAAGAACAAAAGggtagaaaaaagaagaacgaGGAGGAAGATAAAGAATGGTTTCACCTTGATTTTGCTATTAAttccttgttattttataagtaagtatgatttattatattaattatataaatttcataCATGAATGCTTAGTTGTTGTTATGTTTAATCATGAAACTCTTAgattaataaaatgattgatgtaaaaaataaatgggtttagatttaattcaatgaaaaattaagaattatcatGCCATTTCTCTTACTTGAACTTTcagcaaagaaaaagaatttgggAGGGCTGGGTTGAATTGATGTAATTAGAGATTTTTCATGACTTAAATGAATGAAATTAGTTTAGATGATGAATGAAAATTTATAACGAAGGGGGATTTATCCTCCTCTTATAAAGGTGAATTCATGGAAGAAATGAAACTTTAAGCTtgaaaaatttaatgaattgtatttaaatagtaaaaaaaatgatgtgttGAATTAGGTGTGAAGGAATTAAATTTCCTTTGGTTGTtggaaattatatattatagtaataaaatattctctggtaaattaaaagtttaaatggATGTAATATTGTGGGattattaaaacatataaaaccaTGTTAGTAATGTGGAATGAATAAATTGATCAATGGATTTCTTTCCATTTGATAtggatgttaaaaaattaaatttaggtgttaaaattattttgatgggaAATTATACTACATGAAGAGATTTTAAGTAAATTATTGGATAACGAGGTATTgaaatcatgatattttttaaatgaaaccgAAAAAGCTGGAGGCTCTAGACAGTAGCAGAGAGCTACTAGCTGAGCACCGCTGGTGGGTTGGTGTTTGGCACCTTAAATCTTTGTAGAGAAATTTAATTGAAGACATGctttaaatttaactaaaaatttatatttttatattttgatatcaatagaTGGATTGATATCCCTGTTGAGGGACTAGTGCTTAATAATTGGATGAATGGATTACTGTTTTTATTGAGAGATTGATGCTCGGTAATAGACGGATGAATTAGCGTCCATGTTGAGGGACTAGTGCCTGGGTAAAAaggctaaaaataaaattaattggatGAAAATAGATGTGTAAAATATTAAggaatcatcataaaaatacatggaagaaatatttttatttagatgtaGTGAGATGGTGCATTGTAAATCATGTTTGACTACTAgacatgttttatatatttatgttgaataaaaataaaatatatgtattttggaTTGGATGATGTAAAGGATGTTGGATGAATCCTTTGTGGTCGTGgaacataatttttatatataattaattaatttttaattaacatgtgaATGTCATGCTTAAGAATCTTTTTGCTAATTAAGTAACTGCATTATTTAATTCTTGTTCATATGATTAGCTAcgttagaattataataaataaataaatagaaatgggaatgttataataaaaactttgataaaagagcaaatgaaaaaaaatagaattaaaagcaggactaaattgaaaaacttacaattacaaattagaattaaagaattaaattgaaaacaaataaaacttgaacaaaagggaaaaggacaaaaatcaaaactaaattgaCTAAATACAAAAcaccaacaataataaaaatcgaccgcatagttatcaaacccggcCCGGGGATTGACCCGGTCAAGGGGCCAGGTCTCGAGTTTCATGAATCAACTCGGAttaacccggaaaaattaaaaatatatatttaaagttttaaaatttcatatgaaaaaaaaatcatgtgaatataggctatacatgttgtaaataatgaagtttgaaagaatattttaaaaagtctttgatctcacattgaaaaaacataacttttttcttgtgaatatagaatatatatactaaaaggcttcaaatctcacattaaaaatatattatgtttcATTTTAGGTTGAAGTATtcaaaccaaaaagttttttttatcccacattgaaaaaacataacttttttcttgtgaacatagaatatatatacaaaaggacttcaaatcccacattgaaaaaataactttttttcttggaaatatagagtatatatactaatgggtttcaaattctatattaaaaaaacataacttttttcttgtgaacatggagtatatatacaaaaatgcttcaaatcccacattgaaaaaatattatgctgtcattttaagttaaagtatttaaaccaaaaagttttttatcccacgttgaaaaaacataatttttttttgtgaacctaaagtatatatatgaaaggtcttcaaatcccacattgaaaaaacataatttttttattgtaaacatatagtatatatacaaaaaggCTTTAAattatacattgaaaaaataacttttttcttgggaatacacacaaacacacacacacacacacacaaggatTTCAAATTCtactttgaagaaataaaatatttttctagtatttatataatgaactttaaaaagtgttaataatcaactaaaaatatatataaaaagaaggatataggagaaaaaccacatttaaaaaaaacaaaacatcatgtCTCGTCTGGGTTCGCCTGGGTCATAGGTCCACTGGGTTTTGCCGGGTTGTTGTATCAGCCAGACTTTTAATAAACTCGAATTGATCCAGCTATCGGGTCGACTTGTCGAGCCgagttaggtttaataactgtgatcaataatattttagttattttattgtgtttattgaataaacaaaaatatttttagttaaaccCACGAATGAAaaagtcaaaatatttttagttaaagaacaatcaatttttttagagagaaaaaaaagttgtcacCCTGCAGAAAATGTTTGCAGTGGTGAATAGAAAAATACGCTCCTACAatgtttttgccttttttttttttttttttgggtagttTTGCAAgactatgttttttaataatggtTTGTTCACGTAGAATTAATCATAGGCTTCATCTTGAGCTTGGGCTTCAACTGTGAGCCCATTTATAAATAAAGGAAAGATCAAATCAGTAGTGTACTGGATACCTCTGGAGCAAGGCTTCGAGTTCTTTCTATCACAGAAAGTCTACCTCCAGAGAGCCGCGTGACAGCAGATGGGAGGCTGTGGAGCCATTGTGTCGGTATCCTTACCACTCGTGCGCATGTCCATATGAATCTTTCAATCCTTTTCCAACCCCATTCCGTTTTCATGTCTTGTTTTCTAGGAatagtatgttttttttattttaaaaatgtttttaaaaaattaatatattttaaaattattttgatatatcaaaaataatttttaaaaaataaaaaatattttaaaaaacaatttatctcCCAACCATGCCAAAACTCACCATCACGTGACCACCACTAGCCAACAACCAGCAATATCCCACCCAAATCCAAAGAGccaattaataattaaagtgGCAGTCAGTCAGTCAAACGGTCAATCACATTGCAACGTTGATGTAAGTTGTGATAAATGCAGTCCCAGACATGTACGCACCTGATTCCTTCCCTGGTATATCGATGGGAAGAAGAAGACGTCCATGGATTTACGCTTTTCATGGGACAACTCAGCTGCCATTCGTgctggtgtgtgtgtgtgtgtgtgtgtgtgtgtgtgtgtgtgtgtgtgtgtgtgtgtgtgtgtgtgtgtgtgtgtgtgtgtgtatatatatatgtataaattcacCCCGGACAAGGTTGTTGAACCTAAATTATGCTAATCCCATACCTTGGATtcctattaaaaaacaaaaactaaaatccaTCTACAGCCAAGCTAccaataaaataacacttttagcCTTAaccaaaaacctaaaaaaacttgtaattaaAGGTAGAACCGTCTTTCCAAGATGATCCATTAGTCACTGCAAAATcaattaagaataaatttatCAGGACACCTTTTTtaactacaataaaaataaatattttactctcaaaaacaaaaaaaatattaagcttTTGGTTagggttcttttgtttttttaaaaaaaaatacatagtaaAATTACCATCATAcctctgagaaaaaaaaatacgcATAAGAAGGATTCTTCATCTTTCTGTAGAATTACcctgaaaatccaaaaaattaaggATGGTTTCGAggaaattttagtattttcatttctttttttttggatttagttAGGACTTGtttggtaattttttataattaaaaactattaaaaaaattgctaaCTCGTGACACCCTCCAAGCCTTCCTGGCGATGAATGCAGGGCCATAAATCTTACCAAAATCCTCCATCCATGATGATGTTGGGAGTGATGAGTCATTCTTTTTCCAGCAATATAGCATGTGCTCACGATAGAGATCATGTTGGGTTGcgatgaagttttttttctttcccctcTCTTTTATTCTCATGCCCTTGAAATTAATGCCATCCCTTCCAACGAACAATTGTGTcctccattttataattttaacgaTTTTGGTtgttattcttttgattattatttattttgatgttttttgaaGTTTAACTTTTTTCAGTTTCGTCCATGagcattttatattattttttgtccttttacttttaattgcttttttctatgttttatacttttcttgattttttttattcaatttcattccttattattttattgcgTTTATTTCTTTAATCTAATCTTGGTCCtagttcttttgattgctattttcttattatgttcttgatttattttattaatttatttattttgtccctcaacattttatttcatttagttttttaattcaattttggtccttatttttccaatgattttttttatcatttttgtaatttatcttGCTTTCCAAATTAACCCCTAAATTGTTTTACAGTAtaaaattttactttgttattttttttataattacctTCCAGGGTGATTACCGTTTCATGACTCGGGTCTAATTTAAGTTTGATCTTTTTTAGGGctgtttattaattattattatttttataaatttatcatttgacatttagTTATCAATCACTTAACTTCATTGTTtgttcccttttttttgttgaattatcCCAATCTCATATTCCAGGTAACAAGTCAATTGAGTAACTTAGggtaactaaattttttttcctcaatgtattttttataaaattaatttttttttaattttatcctctgacattaaattattgatgaactttgtgttttttttttatctttttactgGACTGTTATGAGTCCTAGTTAATTAGTAAAATTAAATGGGTTTGCTTAAATTATCATTgtctaaacattttttttatgttagaaaaaattTTACTCGATTCAAGTCGTTATGCGGTACACTTATCTAGTATTTCCAATCCTTAATTAACATGGCCTTGGATTTGCCTTAGCATTTTCATGTCATTATCTTCACAAACTTAAATTAACCATCTGCTAGGAAACCAAGTCTATAGAATCACACAatctgacaaaaaaataaaaaataaaagagagttcACTGTAAGACGAGTCATGGGTATTATGCAGGTTAGGTAATTTGGTTGTAGCAGTACTCTAACTAGATCtgacttgattaatttaagAGACGTTTCTACATGTATTACAGGACAAGATAGGACAGGATAATTGATACTCTAGCACAAACTAATATGAACTAGCAATTAAGATCTGTAATTGATCATAGTATATAGGAATACaaattctaatatatatatatatatatatatatatatatatatatatatatgcatggtATTGATTGATCAACGGAGATTGTCAGGATCGCACGAGAAATATAGAGAGTTCCTGTCCAGAACTGCCAACAGGATTAATCATGTGAAAGGACTCGGAATCCACCGAGCCAACAACTCGCTCGAAACTGGCTCGTAAGTACATGAGGAGGCCCCCTGCTTCTCCGGTGCCTGCCACTGGCAAAACACCAGCACCAACTGAGACGGATTGCATGAGTTTTAGTACAGCCACATCACTCACACTCATCTGCCTCCTCGTAGCAAAACCAACCTTCCTTCCATTGCAGTACATGGTCCACACTGGCACGTTAAAGAGAGAGCAGCGCTCCTTTTGGCTATTAATTTGCCTTGGGTGGCAGCACTCGAGTGCTATGCGGAGCAAGCCGTGCTGCATCTCTTTTGCAAGGTAGGCTGTGGGGACTGCAAATTCAAGCAGTATGAGAGGAGAGCTACGAGTGTCGTCTTGGAGGCAAAAACTCACTCGACCTTTCCTGTAACCGAAGAAGGTGCCTGTtacggtggtggtggtggttgtcgAGGCTGATGATGATGTGTAATAATCATCGGTATCACTGGCAAGGGAATCTGCAGATGCTTGAAAGCCACAACAGGCAGGGACCATGCATTCCACTAGAGACCTAAAGGACTTGCGGAACCTCACTTCCCTCCCACAGTCTACGGAGGTCGGGGTGTCCATTATAGGGACCATACCTCTCTGGGTACCCAAATCTATCATCATCCTCATGTATAAAAGATTCTAAGCTATCTATCGATCCTGGTATAGTAATGCTGCCACAAGGTAAACAAGAAGTGGCAAGACTAGAAATGGAGAATATAGTATTTATGTTAGAGAGGTAGCGCGAGATGGAATTAAtccaagaaataattaaattattagctAACGAGTCTTGCAGTAGGTAGGCCTGCTAGCTGGGCTGGATGATCCCTGAGGCTGCTGCTGGCAGAGCATATTATTTTAGTAGTGACTGTAGTAGTATTTATATAAAGTAAGGAAAGTAGGCGATGGAAGAGGTATATAGTTGTAGAAAGGAAGGGAATGGAAAAACTATGGAGAGGGGGAGTGATTCGTAAAGCCAATAAATAAGCAAGAGCAGGAGCACGGCActgacgagagagagagagagagagagagagagagagagagagaggcaaaaAGGGCAGTCTGTGTGTGTGGGCCGGGGAATCGGGGTCAATAATTCTGCCCACGAGGGAAGGTGGGGTCAGTTCTTGGAAGCACTTGTGAGGGTGGTGCGCGTGATATGACTTCTTGGATTGTGAAACGAGGAAAAAAACAAGACGCATTTCTCaccttccttctttttctttaatcaaataattctaCTCCTAAGTTCCCAGGTTAACAGTAATTACTAATTAGATTTTACTCTTGCTATTGCATATATAATGACATGTCAATATCCATCCTTTCACCGCACAATTCCCAtgcaaattgattaaaaatgacaaataaaaggaaggaaaaaaaaaaaaaagggttacagTCTCGAACTAACTGCAATGTAATAGTTAGTATTGGACTGGATATCATATTGGGATGGCATGCACGAGGCGATGGCTACGCTTGCCGCCCTGTCCGAACTCCCATCCTTCTTCTGTTCAAAAGAAACTGACCCCACCTGATGTTCCCCTCCTCGGCCCACTCCCATTGCTTATAACTACTATCTTTCATATCCACCGCACGAAATTAATTCACTTGTACCCCAATAGCTTTATTACCCGTGTTGCCTtgcagattttttatttaagataattaataacggggataattaattacttaatttCTAGGGAAAGTGAAATTTAGATAAAACTTTGTAATTAATTATCCctgaataatattatttcattttaagattttatattgaaaaatatataaaaaccatCTCAACACATACGTAACAAATTATTCTTATAATAAAATAGGTAATAACGTGTCtcttacattaaattatttttttaataaacagtTCGGGCACAGCTAGCTGTGTAGgcaaatcgttttttttttttcgtggcTAATTTTTAAGAGGTTCTATACTCAAGatcttcttgaaaaattgaaaacagcaataataataataataattagttaaacTAGGATGGATTAAACATTTCATCAaggtttattaattaattttagcttTGGAAATAATTGCCTCGCAGTGGGACATTGCATGATTAATTTCTTCAAACTTTATGCACAAGTTTCATGGACTTGATTTTTCATGatggccatttttttttttttttttgattatcgtgggtgtccgggccagcttgcgcgcacctcgactaatcccacgggtcctgaagttaacgaccatgtaagcctccagtggccatcatatgagcagccatagggtttgaacctgaaacctaagagggagcaaaccccttaatcccaagctcttaccactaggccaccacctagatggttacaTGATGGCCATTTTGCAATGACAAGAAGCGGTGCTGTACATGTATTAAACTAGGATAGGAATGTTTCGGATGaagataattgttattttttaaagtattttttattttaaaatacatgaaattagtattttttttatttttttaaaattatttttaatatgtcaaaacaattttaaaacataaaaacaaaattaattttaaataaaaaaatctcaaagagTTACTCAACTTGATTTGAacagtaaaaacaaacaaaacaagcaaaaaaatcCACAGTTACACTTAAATCAAGCTGCCAACCCATGCATTTTGGAAGGTCTGaatcaatataaaattgatattcttttgaaaaaaagtctcacataaaatatatgattataCAGCCACCAACCCTTTCGAGAAGCATGGTCAACTACTAGACAGTCGACGCAATATATGCTTGCATTATAGCGCGCAGCgttaaaattaatgtaattcTATCCCTCCTCCATTTTCACAAGTGAAACcaagatttaatttatatgttttaaaatcgAAAGAATAATTATAAACCATATCACGCTTCATAAAAGATCATCTAGATCTCAAATGTCAggtattttaattcaataaacattCAAGATTTAGCACAATTAATATATACAAACaattaacaaatattaaatatatagctGAACGAATGCACGTGTGGTAGCTGGTGTTTGTATTTCTTCACGAGAGAGCACACAAACAAACGCATCAATGATTTACGTACATCTTCGTTGAGTTATTCCATGTTAATTTAGTACTCTCCAATCATATTTATATTGATCGAtgaatgttgttgtttttagcaTAACGTAAGAGGATAAAAAAAGGGACGAGAGAAACGAAGTCACAGCGTTAATCATGCCCAGAGCAAAATGGCCCGCACGGGCCATTGCACGCTTCGCCTCGCTACCTTTGGAGCTTAATTCTTCAATAATTCATGGCTTCCCCCACCGCTATTCATTTTCCCCTCCACTTTGGATTAAAAAAGGGTACAAATTgctgttgttattattatcagcAGCAGAATCATACATAGAATGCGAGAGCACGCgtatacaatatatataatatagaaaTGAAACAATTAGTCCTTgtctgttctctctctctctctctctttctcggGAGAGAATTAGGCCATCAAAACATGTTGGTATCGGACTTTACTCTCGAAACTGGAGTCCTAAACTAATTGTTACTGACCGGAAAGTACTGGTGTATCTTCTTCTCGAGTGATGGGATTTacaatcatatatttttcagtcacgagaaaaacaattatataattaagcTTTGTGGTACTGCTATTAGTGGGCACAAAACACAAATTTCTCATCATTCTTTCCGTCGAGTCAACAGTTGGAATATGGGTTTCTTCAAAGTAATTCTATTTTACATCGTTTcgaataaaacaataatattgttttaaataaaaatataatatgttgaAGCTACCTGCTCAAgaattaacctatcaaatcacTCATATTTAGTTAGATTAACTCCAAACATAAATAGAATCAAGGCTAGCTTGAATGGATGGGTTATTAAACCCACCCACAGAATTAATCCAATTGAATCTGATAAGTATGCTTTGGTGTCTGTCTACTCACagcaagaagaaaacaaagtgTTTGGCTCTCCCCACACGAGATGataacatataataatattCCAATCTTTTCTTTACGCAAAGCAAAGCcagccttttgttttttctaataatgAAGGGCAATCATGCTCTCTTCCTCATTCAAGTGTGCCTGCTCCGATCGAGCGCATGGCTATATCCACATCGATGGCGCAGTTAGGTGGCTCTACCTCATCATCGTTCTCCTTCGTACGTGTTGATGATCTATTGCCCATTGGTTTCGTCAAATCACCATTAATtccttaaggaaaaaaaaaaaacaacaacaactccATTAATCATTGAGTAGTTTTATCAAtacaattaattgatttatcttATCGGGAATCATTATATTACAGTGTTCAGATGAACACGTACCTTCGCATTCCATTTCCACCACGGaacatgataaatttatttctcaGTGCTtctcgttttctttttctttattttcttttcgtGTATAGAAGAATACATGCATATAAATTATTAGGGTTTAGGAGCGAAACTGAGTGCTGGTACCTACCAGCTATCTCTGCATGCTCCATAAAAGTGTAATATTGATGATAGATTTGCTTCTGCCGTGAATCGATATAACTAACAAGTGTTTTGGGAATGTGATAAAGTTGAGTGTAGTATATTTTTTACGTGGGATTCACTTAAGATagacaaggaaaagaaatgtgaaacttcaaaaaaatccaTCACAGTACTCCTTAATTATCGCCAGCTGTAAATTATATACATGACATGAGTAGCTTCCAAAAACGTTTGTCATGAGAGTGACAAATGTTGATGCAGTTGGGTACAGGCTCTTACATGGTGGGAGGGGGACAAGTACAGTTTTTGCTGTTAAAGTAGAGGTTTCTATCTCAACATACCACGAAATAAGTAAGGATTAGTGGCAAACTTGTGGGGGCAAATTAATAGTTACTTCCTGCTTCgcttaaaagtgaataatattgATTGGAATTTACGCATTCATTTGACCTTTGCATCAAGTCCAAACATTAATCCTTGTAATGAATGACTTTCGCATTTTAGCAACCTTATGCTGTAGCCTGCAGAAGGCTGCAACTTTTTGCCCCTTGATTATCAACCAGTCAAccctttcctttctttgttcGCCGAGTGTAGAGAAAAATAACTTTGGGCTTAGCCACATAAGAACCCACGATGACTTTAAATGGAGCTCTAAGAGAGTACTTTTGG
Protein-coding sequences here:
- the LOC133691631 gene encoding protein MIZU-KUSSEI 1 codes for the protein MRMMIDLGTQRGMVPIMDTPTSVDCGREVRFRKSFRSLVECMVPACCGFQASADSLASDTDDYYTSSSASTTTTTTVTGTFFGYRKGRVSFCLQDDTRSSPLILLEFAVPTAYLAKEMQHGLLRIALECCHPRQINSQKERCSLFNVPVWTMYCNGRKVGFATRRQMSVSDVAVLKLMQSVSVGAGVLPVAGTGEAGGLLMYLRASFERVVGSVDSESFHMINPVGSSGQELSIFLVRS